One genomic window of Quercus robur chromosome 6, dhQueRobu3.1, whole genome shotgun sequence includes the following:
- the LOC126690276 gene encoding uncharacterized protein LOC126690276, producing the protein MAIHSQNETLMCKVFLSSLGPVAMRWFNSLKMDSIDSYKQLTQAFGSHFIMNSRVPLPLSSLLSLSMREGETLKAYSDRYWEMYNEMDGNYDDVAISTFKSGLLTEHGLRKSLTGKPVTNVHQLMDRIDKYKRVEEDQLQGKGNEKIIPQKRNDFRSERYNNNPPRRDFAG; encoded by the coding sequence ATGGCCATCCACTCTCAGAACGAAActttgatgtgcaaggttttcCTGTCCAGCCTAGGACccgtggcgatgaggtggttcaatagCTTGAAAATGGACTCCATAGattcctacaagcagctcacccAAGCTTTTGGTTCTCATTTCATTATGAACAGCAGGGTTCCTCTGCCTCTAAGTTCATTATTGTCATTATCCATGCGTGAGGGAGAAACTTTAAAAGCATattcggacagatattgggaaatgTACAACGAGATGGACGGCAACTATGACGACGTTGCCATCAGCACGTTTAAAAGTGGTCTCCTGACCGAGCATGGTTTGAGGAAATCCTTGACTGGTAAGCCTGTTACCAATGTTCATCAACTTATGGACCGAATTGACAAATACAAAAGAGTGGAAGAGGACCAACTGCAAGGGAAAGGAAATGAGAAGATCATCCCTCAAAAGAGGAATGATTTCAGGTCGGAACGATACAACAATAACCCTCCGAGGAGAGATTTCGCAGGGTAA
- the LOC126690277 gene encoding uncharacterized protein LOC126690277: MSVARLSTKDNDRESKKSRKGASPVLGFSDEDKIGTIQPHDNALVVTLRIGGFDVKRVLVDRGNTVEVMYLDLYRGLNLKPEDRTTYDSPLVSFEGKIVTPRGQIKLPIQTGLDVVEVDFIVVDAYSPYTAIVARPWLHALGAISSTLHQKVKYPSKGRVDKIVGNQVMARQCMVAAISRQFNAESSASIRKDL, translated from the coding sequence ATGTCTGTGGCTCGGCTCTCCACCAAGGACAACGATCGGGAGTCCAAAAAGTCCAGGAAGGGAGCCTCACCTGTgctgggattctcggacgaggataagatcGGAACCATTCAACCCCACGACAATGCTCTGGTAGTTACACTCAGGATTGGGGGGTTTGATGTGAAGAGAGTACTGGTAGACCGAGGCAATACTGTGGAAGTAATGTACCTTGACCTGTACAGGGGGCTGAACCTAAAGCCTGAAGACCGAACGACGTATGATTCCCCTTTAGTGAGTTTCGAAGGGAAAATCGTTACACCAAGGGGCCAGATCAAACTACCCATACAGACCGGTTTGgacgtggtggaggtggatttcATTGTGGTCGACGCCTATTCGCCTTACACAGCTATAGTGGCTAGACCTTGGCTCCACGCCCTGGGAGCCATTTCTTCTACACTTCACCAGAAGGTAAAATACCCATCGAAAGGCCGAGTCGATAAGATTGTGGGAAATCAGGTCATGGCCAGACAGTGCATGGTGGCTGCCATCTCACGCCAGTTCAATGCAGAGTCCTCGGCCTCTATTAGAAAAGACTTATAG